From the genome of Perca fluviatilis chromosome 1, GENO_Pfluv_1.0, whole genome shotgun sequence, one region includes:
- the coq7 gene encoding 5-demethoxyubiquinone hydroxylase, mitochondrial, protein MHRAAHRALYDWSNILGPAMIRQCLKCRVPPQLSSRAYSVVPTPCDSEEKEMLDRMLRVDHAGEYGANRIYAGQMAVLGRTRTGPLIQEMWDQEKHHLSKFNEILAENRVRPTALLPLWNIAGFLLGASSALLGKEGAMACTVAVEESISEHYNSQIRALMERDPERYTELLQVIKEFRDDELEHHDTGLEHDAEKIPGYWLIKNAIQLGCKAAIYVSQRV, encoded by the exons ATGCACAGAGCCGCGCACAGAGCTTTGTATGACTGGTCTAATATTCTCGGGCCAGCGATGATTCGCCAGTGTTTGAAATGCAGAG TGCCCCCGCAGCTGAGCTCACGTGCCTACAGTGTGGTCCCGACCCCATGCGACAGTGAGGAGAAGGAGATGCTGGACCGAATGCTGCGCGTGGACCACGCGGGTGAATACGGGGCCAACCGCATCTACGCCGGCCAGATGGCAGTGTTGGGGCGAACCAGAACTGGACCTCTCATCCAG GAAATGTGGGATCAAGAAAAGCACCACCTTTCAAAATTTAATGAAATTCTGGCTGAGAACAGAGTTCGACCCACAGCGCTGTTACCCCTCTGGAACATCGCTGGTTTTCTATTAG GTGCGTCCAGTGCACTACTGGGAAAAGAGGGGGCCATGGCCTGCACTGTGGCGGTGGAGGAGAGTATTTCAGAGCACTACAATAGCCAGATAAGAGCTCTGATGGAGAGGGACCCCGAGAGATACACTGAACTGTTACAA GTTATAAAGGAATTCAGAGATGATGAGCTGGAGCATCATGACACAGGATTGGAGCATGATGCTGAAAAA ataCCTGGATACTGGCTAATAAAAAATGCAATACAGCTTGGCTGCAAAGCTGCAATATATGTTTCGCAACGTGtctaa